Part of the Quercus robur chromosome 5, dhQueRobu3.1, whole genome shotgun sequence genome, cctaaaaaagttgaaaataaaattacaggATGGGAAGTCAGAATAGTATACAGTCCAACCAACTGGTCCAGTCTGGATATTGTTAAATGTACATATTTCATTGTTGTTTTATAAACTCTGTCAAGGCTTAAGGGCAGGGAATCTTTTCTGAATAGACAAACACATAGTCAATATCTCACACAAATACATATTGCATATTAACATGTAAAGGATATAAAACCTTGCCAATGTGAAGATTCCTGTTTGAGATGAGAATTGTAATGCACGCAAGGTTCATTTTGATGtctctttttctcttgttttaaCAAAGTGGCCAGTTTAAATGGTAACTtccataataatataattagggGGCAGTTATTACAGATTGAAGATTAAATTGCCAATTGTATTCATTGAATATCATGTTCTTCaaactttaaattttggattaagTTGTCCTGTAGTGGAACTAGTTTATAGGATGTTATTttgattttactttaaaaaaaaagtatgttattttaatttaaataggCAAGGTATTAGTGAGTTTGGTATTGTTTCCAACATATTATTCTTGATTCAACTGAAGATTTAGTTAGGGTGGCTATGAAAACTTGTTAGGGCTTCATCACATTGATGCATCATATTATGTTGTTGTTCTAATTAAcaatttctatattttattcaaccattGTGACTTTGATAACATGATAGGTTTGCACTTTCTTCAGTGATGGTTGCTCTAATTTGTTTGTTGAGAGAAATTTTGTTGGCAAAATTCATTGTCCACTACTAGGGGAAGTGAGGGAATGGCCAATTtcttatatttagaaaaaattttataatttggaaaatttgttgagattttaaaattttagatatgcATCAGTATCTCCTTTCAAACCTTTTGGTTTCCATGTTTGTCCTATATTTGGGTTGGCTTCTAGATTCCTTACGCAAATCATTGTTAGGCACCTTTAACATTAATATCAATTTTGGTTAGCTTTCTCGTATGTGTCATCGATCAAAATTATATTCCTTAAAATTTTAGGAAGAAAGTGTTAATTGCAAACATAATTTCATCTTTATAAATATTCTCTATCAATTTTAGAGCAGATCAAAGGAGCATTTTTAATCGTTTCCTTTAAGATTTTGTGAAAATCAAGACCAACAACTCTTTTCATGTTCATAATCTTGTTCTTGTTAGGAAGCAAGTGTTGAATCATCAACTTCATGGAATATAGCATATTTTGTCCTGGTTTGTCATCCCTTTACGTAAAACAAATCTaaagctttctttttctctctagaaaATGGTAGCTACCCCCACCAATCTGGCATATTTTCCTGTTAAACGAGCTGTAATTTCTGCAATACTTTGAGGATAGtcataaaaaattgaacatgGTTTATCTGACTTTTGGAAGCATGAACATATTATACTTTTGACAGAAACAATCCAGTTCAATAGTAAGTACAGTTTGTTGGCACGTCAAAACTAATTTACAAATGTGACAGTATGGTATTTTCTCTTTAGCCTAAATCCCCTTGTGtgacttttttaatttctgggtgCATAGGTTGGCCAAGATGTTGTGGCGGAATTAACACGAGCAATGGCGAGAAAAGGCCTTGATATGCGTGTGTCAGCTCTGGTTAGTCAAAGTCAATGGCTTCTTTATAAAAACACTAATGTGATCCCTTTGGTTATTCTTGATGAAAATCATATATGGTCTTGTGCAGTGGATTGGTATTCCTTTTTTCATATGTCAATCCGGTGTTGAATACTtcatgatattatttttgttttcaatatggTATTAATGTACATTATTGGAACTAGGTGAATGATACAGTTGGGACATTAGCTGGAGGTAGATATTCCAACAAGGATGTTGTTGCTGCTGTTATCTTAGGTACTGGAACAAATGCAGCATATGTGGAACGTGCAAATGCAATACCAAAATTACGTGGTCTTCTGCCTAAATCTGGAGAGATGGTTAGCAGATTCTCAGTGACTGTTAAATTGTCTAgttcttttaataatatttaacttctTTTCCTGTTCTTGTTTCAAGTCAGTATGGTTGAAAAAAGTTATGCatatgattgaaaaatgtaaaagaaCTATTGAGAAAGAATTCTGAAGACACGGCCAATGTTCTACTGCAGGTCATCAACATGGAGTGGGGTACCTTTTGGTCAACAGACCTTCCATTCACAGAGTATGATTATGTACTTGATGCTGAGAGTTTGAACCCAGGTGAACAGGTGATTGTATGAATTTAATGTTCCACTAGGCTTTGCTTTGCCAAATGATCTTCTATTgtgtttttccttaaaaatttgtttgataCTCTCAGATGTTTGAGAAGATAATCTCTGGTATGTATTTGGGAGAAATTGTTCGCATAGTTCTATGCAAAATGGCTGAAGAAGCTTCCTTTTTTGGTGACGTCATTCCACCAAAACTAAAAATTCCATTCACATTAAGGTAGTATCCAAGACTTACAGgtttacaatttaaacattgTTTATTATGTTCTgctcttttccttttcattttgcATTTCCACTTGTTCATGTTCTCAGaggattatttttgtttgacaGCTTTTTAATTTTCGTCAACTTTACTCTAGAGTGGAAACTCTTGTGCATTGTTTGATCCCATACTACTATAGTCACGACTTAAATCCAAAAGTGTCATAGTAACCCAGAGCATGTGCCTTGCAGCTCacatttctttttcatataTTCTTTGTTTCTGTTCTAGGCTTTTTGTGttgtaataaaatcaaaaattgaAATGGAACATTGGACTTTTGTCGACCATAAAAATAGTTGGATAGCACGTTATATTCATTAACTTGGGCTGTAAACCTTGTGTTAAGCTTTTCCTTCAGTCCTAAATATCATAGaatgtttctttttaattacTAATTTAAACTATTTATTAGTATGAAATaatgtaaaacatttttttacagCTGTCAAGTTGCCTATTTTTGTCTATAATTTACTTCTTAGTGGCCTAGGTGTTTGCCCAGATAACTGTCTGGGTGACCACTTCATCAGCATGGCATTCATTCTTTAGAATAATCtatatttgatatattattCTTGCTTAATTGATATGGTTGCCAAGTTGTGGTCCATAATGGGTGTCACATTTGTTGCCTTATTGGCATAATGCATCCATAAGACCCAGTATCCTTATTATAACTTCAAAAGCATTTTGGTCATAGTAAGAAATTAATCAATTTCATCAGGCCGACCCTTGGCAAGTGTAATTAATGACCTTCATGATTTAGTGGCAGTCCTCAGGCTTTGATGTTAGCTCTCTCTTTCTAGCTTTGGGACTTTAGCCTTAGGTCCATGGTATTGCATTCTTGTGGTCACATTTTTATGTTCCTCTTTGAAATTTGTCTCTTGTTaacttcaattttgtttttgtaatctTCATTCaatttgctttttttatttttttttatttttttaagattaggATGAACAATATAACTACATGGGATTAATGAGCTATGAAATATGCAGGACACCTGACTTGTCAGCAATGCATCATGACACATCCAGTGATCTTAAAGTGGTGGATACTAAATTGAAGAATATTTTAGAGGTATATATAACTCTTCATTGTTGTATGGAGTTTCAATTAGTTGTCAAACCTTGTGCTTTTAGTTCATAGCACTTCCATTTGCACTGTATTATATGCATAATTGAGTgacctttaattttttggaattgGGTTCCTGGCTTAGTTGTCTTGCATCATGACTGAAGGCCTCCATTCCTATTCCTTATCATCCATACATATGGGATAATGGATTAAACTCTAGAGAGGGCATTATCATTTGCTACGACTGTGGTTGTACAGAATAGAAACAAGAGATAGTGGCTTACTGGCTTGTACCTTTCTGACAAGGAAGAAGTTTAATGTATCATCCATATCATATGGGACTatagaaaagttttattttttatttttatttttataaattactatGACAATGGCTGTACCAAATAGAAGCAAGAGATGGTGGCTTGTAGCTATCTGATGAGGAAGAAGTTTAATATCTCATCCGAACATATGGGATGAGAGATGTAACAAAGGCCATTTCATTTGCAGTGATAGAGGTCTTTGTGGTTTGTGCCATGCCAAATTTAACTTGTccaaagagaaagggagagagagagagagatggtttCAGAGGCACattcagatttgttttgtaacTGATGGTGAGACCTGCTGAACTGCTgttacaagtttttgtattctgatttatttacttgtatttctATTTCAGATATCTAATACCTCCCTCGAAATGAGAAAAGTGGTCATTCAGCTCTGCAACATTGTTGCAACACGTGGTGCTCGTCTTGCTGCTGCTGGGATCTTGGGCATTCTGATAAAATTGGGAAGAGATAAAATCAAGGATGGGGAGAAACAAAGGACAGTGATAGCCTTAGATGGTGGATTGTATGAGCATTACGCTGAATATCGCAAGTGCTTAGAGAATACCCTAAAAGAATTGCTTGGAGAGGAAGTCTCAGAAAGCATTGTCATTGAGCAATCCAATGATGGGTCAGGTATAGGAGCTGCCCTTCTTGCTGCCTCTCACTCACAGTTCCTTGAAGTAAATAAATCCTAAGAATTATATTCAGAATCATAGAGTTCAAGAAAATTCACTTTATCTCTCTTACATAAttaccttttccttttttcttaacCCATTTTTCACCTCTTCCGCATTTGTATCAATTATGAGTTTTCTGTACTATTTACCCTTCCTCCTGTTGTAGTTTCGGAGGTTGATTGATTGAATTTTTGGATTATggcttttttccttctttcttaaTCCTTTTTTCACCTCTTCTACATTTGTATCAATCATGAGTTTTCTGAACATTTTATCCTCCTGCCTTTTTTGTTTAGGAGGTTGATTGTGTGAATTATTGGATTATGAATTtgcaaaatatgtaataaaggTGGATTGGTTGTATAAAAGCAGGACCTGGAAGCggcaaataataattaatatcatATTATTACTCATATTTTTATCAACATACTGCTTCTTTCTGCTTATTACCaattcttgttttgaaaatgGTGGACAATGTGTTGCGGATACCATCTTAAACCTAAAAGCTTAAGCATATGGATTTTTGGATGCAATAATATGATATTAATTATTAGCTTTTGTGATAGTCCACCCAGTATGGGATTTAACCACTGCTGCTTCCACATGTATACCCACTaatcttcttcttatatgaaaGTTTGCACCAACAATTATCTGAGGGTCATGTGTTAACATCAAGAGCCCAATATTTTTTAGAGCCACTAATAGTCTGATATGCATTCTCTTACCTACTCtaccatgaaaagaaaaaaagagctgTCCATGGGTTCCATCAGCTGCAATTTTTTCTTCCCTTctagaaatatgcatatttgGTATTTGGATGGCACATGCATAATAAGAATGTCATTTTGAAATTACTTAGCCCGTCGAGGGTGAAAAGCTCTTGAATTACTCGGTAACTGATTCTGGCAGGTGGGGTCAGTTGCTCATAAAAGTTTGGTTAACGGTAAGATGTAACTAATCTCAATGAAGTTCTTCtctgtcattaaaaaaaatgtcattttgaaaCATTCTACAAAATTGGatgcatactttttttttatttataacaaGTGTTAAAAGACATACTACAACAAGTATATATGTCTTTCATATCAGAGTTTTCGTGTGCGACACAAAAACCTATATAATTTGAGCTGCTTCCACGATTCTCTTCCTTTACGTTAATGCTGTGCAAGATGTGACCCATAATTGGGTTTGGGCTACTGTAATATTCCCTTCTGTTCCCCTAGCGAGAAACCAGCATAGCCCACATGAGATTCAAATGCTCACTGAAGCATAGCACGTAAAAAACCAAAGATAAGATTGGGAAAAGGTGGGCCTTTGAATTGTGGCCCATAAAAGGAGAAGCAACTGCATGTTTGTCTACACTTGACCTGTGCACAAGGCAAAAATGTTggcataatatatttttatgagaCTAAATATTATTTCACGCTCATTTACCTCTACTATTTCATATACAtaccacatttaaaaaataaagtagatataaaaagtaaaagtaagaGAATAAAAGtccatatttataatatttatttgtgtAGTTCTATAATAGTATAATCTATCTACAAGACTACAACCATTGGACTTGTGCAGAAGgctaaaaatatgttttcattaatactattcattttgaatttagttttttattattttttgcatatCTCGATGATGAAAGAAGATAATGGATGATGGTTGTTATGTACgaagaaagataaataattaaaaaaattaaaaaaaatttatattttaataaaatcaataaaatttgatattttaataaaatatagtgtaaatTAGAGATTTTAATGTGAGATGTTTTGAcgagtatgtaaaatagaaaaagtaggttagAGCACTCGCATATTGAGCATAAAGTACAAAAGTgtcaaatttacacatttttgctaaaaaattacCCATATCAATCATTTATAACATTGTATATTTACATTTTTGCGATAGTACTCGTGAAAATATACACGATTACTataactttgtattttttattttaatctctctctcccttcttcttcctcttctattttctcttaaatCCTAGCAACATGCTCTGCAAATCGATACAAATCATCAAACTCATTCTAAATCTAGATCCCAAactcatcaaacccatatataaatccatatatatatatatcatcaaaCCCTTTTACAAATCCATATAAATCATCAAACCCAAACCGCGAAAGAAGAAATCGACCCAAAATCACCACCCACCTACCATTgcaacccaccaccacacaaccATCCATTACAAGTTTACAACACCTTTTTGCCAACGCCTAAAACCAATGgaaaacccacaaaatcaacCCACCTAGAGCTAAATCAACCATCTCAACCCATTCACTTCAAACCAACTTCATCTCTAACCTATTTcacctcaaaacaaaaaacttagaaaaccCATGTTTGGGTCATAGGTGcaacacgagagagagagagagagagagagagagagagagagagagagagagagagagagagagagagagagagagagagagagagagagagagagagagagagagagagagagagagagagagtgtgtctGTGTGTTCAGGTAGGATAGctgtgaaataataaaaaaaaagtgagaaattgattatttaaataaaacaaaatgtaaaataGCTAGTATTATGTGagtatttttgagaaaaagttcTGTGTGTTCAGGTAGGATAGctgtgaaataataaaaaaaaagtgagaaattgattatttaaataaaacaaaatgtaaaataGCTAGTATTATGTGagtatttttgagaaaaagttgtgtaaaataagaaaattaggtttttatactaaaatagaaagaaatttttGCACAAACTAAAATACGGATGTTTTAAGATCTTAAATAGAATAATTGTTGAACCATATAGGACAGAAGAGATTTTAGATAGCAAAactgttgaaaaatataagacaAGAAAAATAGTCTGCAAaatgtcataatatttttacaatagagttgtttttagttttggtgAATctcaatataatatttattcttttattttgactaatgaagagtttttttttttttttttacaagatagaatttctactataACCTAATTttagtgtatatgtatgtaaaactttttttttaagacttgaATCTCAACCCGATAATTTATTCTATCAGTTGACATCTCAAccattttgataatttattttgcCAGTAGAAtagcttttttaaaaaaaaaaaaaatttatttgtgtgaattCAGTCGATGCTTTTTAGTTTTCCAATGAGATCCATTCAATACAATCAACACAAGTAGACTACTCAACCGAGTTTGAAGATCTGCACAAACATCTTCAGTTGAAGAAAAGATTCTATTTATATTAATGGAATTTATGGAAACGACATCCATGGCTATTTCCAGGATTTCATAAATTTATTGCACTCCTTGAAGTTAGTTTTACAAAACAACAAATGAGTTACTGTGAGTGTGTGACAGTGTTCAACTGCGTCAACTAATTCAGACATGTACACCATGAATTTCAACTTTGGCAGCTACTTCGATAATAAGAGCATTAAATTTTTAGTACACAGCAAAAATAAATAGGGAGATACTGGGTCTCCTTGACAGAAGTCTCTTGTCCTCGATGGATTGAATAAACCATTAGGTTCCCCATTGACTAGGACAGAGCAAGATACTGTGCTAATACACTCCATATATAATCAATGCCATCCAATCAGGATGAAACTGTCATGTCAAATTCCTAGTTACTGAGAATTTATTTGCAAACTGAAGCTGTTCCACTTTGCTCTCATTCAGTTATTATTTAGAGAGAAACACAACTAATGGTTTCTTAGAACTCACCAAATTGTGTCAATGGTTAAAATATAGTTGTacttcataaaaagaaaaagaaaaatagaaataacGTTTTAAGAAATCGTATATGAGTaaataagttaaaaagaaaaaattgatatcaAATCGACACTTAATTTAAAGATGCTCGCGagtctttattttctttcttgctttctctcttctaaacttatttttaatttaaattaggGGATAAACACGAATGTCTtaccaaacttatttaaaaaaaaaattatcttatacataaaatatataagtaaaataaaattatggagTAGAAAAAGGGGCAGATGTATATAGTATAAGATAAAGGATTGACATATTGATTATGATTTGACCAAGGGAAGGTTCTCCATTAAAATATGTATAAGTGGAAGTGCCCCCAATTCGTTGATTCAACCTTTAACATCCCTTTTATTTTAGTGTAGTCCAAAGAGAAATGAAGCCGAAGTTGAAACTTTGAGAAAGGCCTTTCCCCTGTCACCTCCACTTACAGTTATTACAGGAGTAGTAGAGGGAGTAGTGGAAGACTAAATTATTATATGCAATACTCCCAACTATATCCAAATAATACCCTTTCTATACCACTGAATTACATCATCTTAGTCATCATTCCCATCTCCCAATTACTTTATTGACCTCAtcattttttgaaactccaAGATTTGCATGTTTAACTCTCATTTGGCCCAAAAATTAGCTTGTTTAAACTTTTCAATCCATAAATTGCCAAGtagtctatatctatatatgcaacttatttggaagtaaaaatattttcataatcgGTTTCCACAGTATGATATGGATGTAAGTGTTAAGAGGCATTTATATACCCACCTCAGGATTCAGGAACAATACATGATTATGGAATTTGGattgcttaattttattttgtttataatctAGAGCATTCAGCAAAATATAAAGGGACACACACACCAAACTGGCTTCCATTTGGCCTAGTTCCAATTTCAAAGTCACAAATTTAACTTTAACTTGACCTATTGAATAacaatttgaatgaaaattaggaattaaaaaaaaattatttcttgcattagatttatgtatatatatcctCTGGTTTTATGGCGTGTGAGTCTCACAATAATGTGTTACTCACATGCCATAAGAATGAAAATACATGCATATATTGATGAATGCATGAGATATATTCTCTTATATTAGACCTAGTGgatattttatttaatcaatGAGATTACCTAGCTATTACCTCATTATCTTGTGGAGCCTCCCTTATCCACTTCTCCAGCATTAGGGCAACAATAAGTTTTGATAAACTAATTACTTATCAAGAGAAGAAAACCAACAAACGAAAACCATAtcgaaagagaagaagaaaaaggaaaacattaACTCAACCTTTGGGTTTATAGTAAttgcaccccaaaaaaaaaacacgtatTCAAAACACCATTATGAGAGTGTTTTTTTCTCCACCTCAAATAAAAGCGGGAAACaccaaatatatatttagtatttagtaTATAACAATATTGTACACACACTACAAAATGTTCTCTATAATCTATACAAATGGCTAACAAGGCTTTGCTCTCTCTGAACCTCAGCCAAATTTGGCTCTACAACATCCAAGTCTGGCATAACATGTGGAGACTCTCATGCATAGATCCCTAGCTGCTCTCTCCTTTGGACAATACTATACGTACGTACGGTGTACATAAATGGCACACAGGTAGAGCCAGGCAAACCAGAAAGGAGTAGTATTGTATATTTGTAGGTATGTTAAAAGCTGAtattcttgttcttgttctctTTTGAGTTATTGGGTTCTTGGGTTATGTCCAAGAACGATATATAATTTTAGGACCTATTAGGTTATGACTTGcgtatttttgtttgtttttgaagCTTGTATGACTAAATTCTACatgggtttatatatatattcatgttttTAGATCTAGATCTTTGAAGTTTTTGTGTACTTCAGTAGTTTAGTTTGAATTTGCTTGTCCAATTTAGAACTTTTGTATTCTAAAATTAGTCCAAGAATGATATATGGAGAGAGATTCTGACCAATTTGGATGAAgtctttgtgatctaaaattttgatgttgttGTTTTCATTCTGAATAGATATTTCAGGGTTttgttttcctctctttttttaaggTAACCTACAAACGATTGGGATATTATTGCTGTAATTTCAAGAATTTAGCTGAAATTTGATTCAGTATAGTGTTAACACATGCCTCTCActatattgtttatttttttcttgaataaaggAAACTGATCATGTCCGTTTCTTCAGTATAATATTGCCTGTGAGTTTGTATTTGAGAATATATTCTTTGAAACTAGTTTTTTGTAAAAGGATTTGTTTCATTCTACAATGTCTTcacagatgaaaaaaaaaaaaactattatgtCATATAACTGTTCTTTTGATAACGAACACTTATATTTTAATTCACCATAGATATAATTGAAACCATCAGACATGGCAATGTGCATGGGCTTCTTTCCcatctttgtttttgttgaaatctTATTTGAAGAACAATTGTAATTacccaaattcaaaaaccagaattttcaaaagaagaaacaagtatgtgacattaatttataaaagaagAGTTTGTGATCAGAAGAGAATTAACTTACATTGTCTGGTTAGTTTTGACTGAACTAAGGTTTCAAATTTGATGATTGTATTGACCATCgagaaagaaaataagccaccctcattaagaatataaagttgaaattttcaaaagcaTTGTCATTTTACTAAGATGAATATATAGATATGGCCTTTGTGAGCTGCATGTAGGGGCATTTACTAAACTGCACAAATCGTGAAAGTTGTACCAAAACCGCCCACAAAATGGTATAATTGCATCGCATCGCAACTAACAGTGCACTACATGGTGCAGTACAGTTTGCAGTTTTATAATAGGAAAACCGCACCACACCGCACTGCACTctttctatatattaatatatctattttttaatattaaatatattaataatagttTAATATCCCtagttttcaaccaaaaaaaaaaagtttaactaCCTAAGCAAGTATTGATTAGGAAAGCcaactcaaaataaagaaaaactagttcAAGAGTTTAAAACTTTGCctaaaacaaagagaaaaatcaGTTTTGAGCTGGGcaagaaaagcccaaaatttgaaaaacgtACTGGCTTCAAACCGTATCTTATACATCGCACCGCACATGTGACCACAAAAATGAAATGTGATGtggttatgattttggctaaATCGCACTGCAAAGTGTGTTACTAAAAATAACACAAAACTGCACTGCATCACACCGCAAACACAGTGCAGCCTACATGGGCACCTATTATTTTGTAactaaaaatgttaaatatttaaaagagttCAAGCATggattagcattaattttttgctaaaataacTATCTATTTATTTGCttaaagttaattaaaatatagttgtacAAATAGagtttttattagaaaattgtatataagaaaaaaaacataattaattaaaaaaaaaatccaaatgcaCGATTAAATCTActctattttctaatttttccctCCTCGACTCTTTGatattatattacttttttttttttttgggataagaagatagtgtttgtttgtttagacccctgtACACTCAAAttgtttaacttaattaattaatcaagttgttacttaggtttattattcaaatctagattaaacacaaacaatcatatcacataaagtggaaaataaataacgcAGATAATATAATGACCTAGGAAAAATAATGAAACCGTtcagtttcaaggtaaaaaacctggaAGCCAACAAATTTACTATGATAAAATgaaagttttacaatagatttttccTTAAATCTAAAGCTACCTCTTGTAGTACTTATTCATGTGATCACACatagctccgaatccacgaactctTCTATCTGAATTTGTTGAACACATTTGTGACtctgagatcccactcaaaactTTAAACCATCAACAGTAGTTGATCTTTTATGCAGCAACTTATCTCCATCGGTTATTGTATATGGATCTTCTTTCCGATATATGCTTGTTGAGTTAAAAGGTTACAGAACCTCTCAAATTTCACATGAGTAACTCACAAGGCTTCCAAGAACTTTTGAAACGTATTTAGGGTTTTCCTAGTGTTGAACTCAAACCTTAAACATTTTCACAGGCTTTGGGCCTGATTTAAATTCTGTAGAATATGATTCTCGATCAGTCTAGCTTATCTCTCAATTGATCAAGCCTTGCaaattttgaattcttctttctgcagcttgactattcttgaatcttgacttgaactCATTTAAGCAATGTCTAACACTCGTTCTAAGACTTAGAAATCTTAAACTAAACATGTTTTGTacttggtttgccaacatacagaaaattagaacctaaacatttattcctaaatatttagaacctaacggATAGCAACTTTCATTAAGAAAGAGATAAAAGCAATACATCTTGAGCTAAAGCGGACTCAATCATATAAGGATTTTCCTTCATCCAAGTTACATAACTATCAATACTCTTGACAAACTGTGCCAAGATATGTGTTGTACGGTTGTCTTGTCACTTCAAGTGTAATACATACTTGTGCAAATCCCCACAACAACATTATCAATAGCCACTAGTGGATTGTGATAACCCAAAATTGTATCAAAAACAACTTTGGAATCACATTCAAACACAACATCACGAATACCCACATCCCGTACAAAACTAACTCCATCCTCAAAA contains:
- the LOC126725347 gene encoding hexokinase-1-like gives rise to the protein MGKVVVSAAVICAAAVCAAAAAVVVRRRMQRTKRWEKAMAIVKDFEEKCGTPTWKLEKVADAMTQEMHAGLAASDSQGAPTMLKMLITYVSNLPSGDEKGLFYALDLGGTNFRVLRVQLGGGAVVNQEVSEVSIPLDLMVGTSEALFDFIAAELAKFVDQEGPEFQLPPGRQRELGFTFSFPVMQSSIASGNLIKWTKGFSIDDAVGQDVVAELTRAMARKGLDMRVSALVNDTVGTLAGGRYSNKDVVAAVILGTGTNAAYVERANAIPKLRGLLPKSGEMVINMEWGTFWSTDLPFTEYDYVLDAESLNPGEQMFEKIISGMYLGEIVRIVLCKMAEEASFFGDVIPPKLKIPFTLRTPDLSAMHHDTSSDLKVVDTKLKNILEISNTSLEMRKVVIQLCNIVATRGARLAAAGILGILIKLGRDKIKDGEKQRTVIALDGGLYEHYAEYRKCLENTLKELLGEEVSESIVIEQSNDGSGIGAALLAASHSQFLEVNKS